The stretch of DNA TGTGTCTCCGGCAGCCCCAGTGTCAGATAACTGGGCTCGTAGGCAGCAATCGTGGGTTGAATCGAGATCGGCGTGGCAACTGTCACCAGCCCCGCACCACCTCGCAGAGCTGCTTTTCCAGCCAGGCAGGCGGCACCACTCATGCCTACCTGCCCCGCCACGATGAGCGCGTGTCCATAATCTCCCTTGTGTCCGTCATCACGGCGATGAGGCACGATCGGAAGGTGAGTGATGCAGATGACAGCCTGTTCCTGTTCCATAATCATGACCTGCCTGCGGCGATTCAACCTGGATGACTGTGATTCGACCAATTCTATAGATTCGATCCTGTCGGCAGAATGATGAGCTTCGATCCGCGAAAAACATAGACAGTGTTTTGCCAGCTTATCGCGAACGCATCTGCCGCCGGTGGCTCAAATAATCCTGCCAGAGATCAAGGAGTGGCTTCCCGCCGGCTTCTTCAAAGAGGCTTTCTTTGTATGTCCCCTGTCGCATGTGAGCATTCAGCTTGGCAACAATTCCTGGAGCAGGGCCATTCTCCAGCCACAGGAAAAAGCCAGCCGTCATGTTGTAACCCTTGGTGAAGCCCTTAGGGTCGGCACTGGAAGGAAACCAGCTCAGTGGTCGCCCTTCATAAACCGCGTAACGCAGGTAGTCGGCCACTCCTTCCGTGATCCAGCCCGGCCCTGAACGAGGTGGATAAGCCTGAATCACATGCACCATCTCGTGGATCACCAGTCCGACATCCTCGGGATGATCCTTCACCCATTGCGAGGAAACTGTGATCTGATCCTTGATCGTGTGCGCGACTCCTTCTTTGCTGTTGCGGAACTTGAGGCCCATTTCACGAGCTGGCTGATAGTTTTCCGAGCCCAGCAGATTCACCATGCGTGGGTACCATTCCACAATCAGCTCTTGTGCCTCTTTTCCCCAGGTTTCCAGTTCCGGGACTTCGCTGGTGTCGAGATTGACTCTAATGAAAGGTTTCGGCTCATCGGCAGCTGGTGCAAAAGCCATCACACCCAGAACGCAGCCCGCAGCCAGCAGCAAATGTCTCACAAAAAACTCCTCAAGAATGATTTTGACAGCCGACTTCTCGCAATTCTGTCGAGTTATCAGGCCGAAACCAGAAGACTCTGTAAGGAGGGCTGCAAACTTTCTGCATTCCACCTGACGAACTTCCGGCACCACAAGCCCACTGAATTTCGACAAGTTTCCATAAGGAAGCGGGCTTTGCAGGTTTGCCCAGATGCGCCATAATCGATGTAAACTCTGGCAGGCGCAAGCACTGCACGTCAACATAGATTTCTGGCAGGCATCGTTCCTGACGGTTGTCAGCCTGTTTATTGAACACTCGTTTCTTTTGGAAGGATCCGGCGAATGCCCATTTTTAAGGACAACTCAGAATCGATCGGGCGGACGCCACTGGTGCAGATCAATCGCTTGACGGCCGGTCTTTCGAGCCGGGTGCTGGCCAAAATCGAAGGCCGCAACCCTGCCTACAGCGTCAAGTGCCGCATTGGCGCCGCGATGATCTGGGATGCCGAACAATCCGGGAAGCTCAAGCCCGGCATGCATGTTGTCGAACCCACCAGTGGGAATACCGGCATCGCTCTGGCATTTGTCTGTGCCGCCCGAGGCTATAAGCTCACCTTGACGATGCCTGAAACCATGTCGATTGAGCGACGGATGATGCTCAAAAGCTTCGGTGCCGATCTGGTCCTCACTCCAGGGGCTGACGGTATGAAAGGAGCCATTTCCAAAGCCGAAGAACTGGCGGCACAGCCTGGCTGGTTTATCCCTCAGCAGTTCAAGAACCCTGCCAATCCCGCCATTCATGTGAAAACCACTGGCCCCGAAATCTGGAATGATACTGAAGGACAGGTGGATGTTTTTGTGGCAGGGGTGGGGACTGGCGGCACAATTACAGGTGTTGCCCGATTCCTGAAGCACGAAAAGAAACACCCGGTGCATGTGGTCGCTGTTGAACCCGCAGCCAGCCCTGTCCTCGCCGGTGGCCCGGCAGGCCGCCACAAAATTCAAGGCATTGGTGCCGGCTTTGTCCCCGACACTTTTGATCGTTCGGTCGTCGATGAGATTTTGAGTGTCACTGATGATGAAGCCATCGAGACTGCCCGTAAGCTGGCAATGGAAGAAGGCATCAGTTGCGGAATCAGTTGCGGCGCTGCCATGGCTGGCGCTCTCAAAGTGGCAGCCCGCCCTGAATTCGCTGGCAAAACGATTGTGACCGTCCTGCCAGATGCCGGCGAACGCTATCTTTCGACAGCGCTGTTTGAGAACCTGCGATAGCTCAGAACACTTTTCATCTGGCAGGAATGTGGTTGTGAAAAAGTCACTGACGTTGCTGATTACCATCCTCTGGTCGTCAGCAGCCGATTTGACTTGGGGCCAGTCCGTACCAACTGGGAATGGCTCTCCCATTTCGCCCTCACCAACAGTTACGGCCGCAGTCACCGCCAGAGCGGCAGAAACCTGGGAGGTTGTCTCTCCCGATTTTCTCCCGCTCAGTCAGAAAATTTCAGCCAGCCTCAATCAAGCGATCGAACGGGGAGAGATCCCTGGTGCCGTCGTGAAAGCGGGCACGCTTGATGAAACTTTGCTGCAAGGTGCTGTCGGCGATCGAATCCTTTCGCCTGAGAAAATCCCCCTGCGCCCCGGCGATGTATTCGACCTGGCGTCGTTAACCAAACCACTGGCCACCAGCCTGGCCGTCATGAAGCTGGTCGATCAGAAGAAGCTAGACCTCAGCGAGCCCGTGGCGAAATACTGGCCCGAGTTCAAAGAGAATGGCAAAGAAGCCATCACTTCCATTGATCTGCTGACCCATCGTTCCGGGCTGATTGCCGATAACGCACTGGCCGATTACGCCCAGGATCCAGAGATATCCTGGCAGAAGATGGCCCGCTTGCCTTTACGCCAGCCTGCAGGAACTCGTTTCGTCTACTCCGATGTCGGCTTGATGGTGATGGGCCGGGTGGTCGAAAAGATCAGCGGCAAATCGCTCGCCGAGTTTTGTGCACAGGAACTCTATCAGCCTCTCGCTCTGCAACGAACTGGGTATCTTCCACCCTCCGCGTGGGCCGATCAACTCGTCCCAACCGAAGGGCCCGTCGGCACCGTACATGATCCCCGCGCAGCCTGGCTGGGTGGTGTCGCCGGTCACGCGGGCCTGTTTTCCGATGCTCACGGCATCGCCGTACTATCGCGAGCCATTCTGGTTTCGCTTCAAAATAAAGACTCTTTAGCGGCCAACATGCCCCGACTCTTCACTCCGGCGACTGCTCGGTTCATGGTCGCCCCTATTGAAGTTCCCGCTGTCAATTCCAGCGGGCCCACGACTGTTCACAGAGGTTTAGGTTGGGATATGCGATCGACCTACTCATCAAACAGACCCACGAAAATGTCAGACAGCGCCTTTGGTCATGGCGGATTTACCGGCACATCGCTCTGGATTGACCCGCAGCGAAAATTGTTCGTCTGCATTCTTTCCAGCAGGCTCTATCCCGATGGCAAGGGCGTCATCAATCCCCTCGCCCGCGAAATCGGCGATCGGATTGTCGAACAGTTCGATGCGCGAACAACGAGGCCCACGCCAGAAATTCTTCAGCCACCATCCGCGAATCGTTGAAGCTGCCCCCATGGTTGATGAAGCAGTTTCCGCACTGGCAAACGCTC from Planctopirus ephydatiae encodes:
- a CDS encoding serine hydrolase domain-containing protein; this translates as MKKSLTLLITILWSSAADLTWGQSVPTGNGSPISPSPTVTAAVTARAAETWEVVSPDFLPLSQKISASLNQAIERGEIPGAVVKAGTLDETLLQGAVGDRILSPEKIPLRPGDVFDLASLTKPLATSLAVMKLVDQKKLDLSEPVAKYWPEFKENGKEAITSIDLLTHRSGLIADNALADYAQDPEISWQKMARLPLRQPAGTRFVYSDVGLMVMGRVVEKISGKSLAEFCAQELYQPLALQRTGYLPPSAWADQLVPTEGPVGTVHDPRAAWLGGVAGHAGLFSDAHGIAVLSRAILVSLQNKDSLAANMPRLFTPATARFMVAPIEVPAVNSSGPTTVHRGLGWDMRSTYSSNRPTKMSDSAFGHGGFTGTSLWIDPQRKLFVCILSSRLYPDGKGVINPLAREIGDRIVEQFDARTTRPTPEILQPPSANR
- the cysK gene encoding cysteine synthase A is translated as MPIFKDNSESIGRTPLVQINRLTAGLSSRVLAKIEGRNPAYSVKCRIGAAMIWDAEQSGKLKPGMHVVEPTSGNTGIALAFVCAARGYKLTLTMPETMSIERRMMLKSFGADLVLTPGADGMKGAISKAEELAAQPGWFIPQQFKNPANPAIHVKTTGPEIWNDTEGQVDVFVAGVGTGGTITGVARFLKHEKKHPVHVVAVEPAASPVLAGGPAGRHKIQGIGAGFVPDTFDRSVVDEILSVTDDEAIETARKLAMEEGISCGISCGAAMAGALKVAARPEFAGKTIVTVLPDAGERYLSTALFENLR
- a CDS encoding basic secretory protein-like protein, encoding MRHLLLAAGCVLGVMAFAPAADEPKPFIRVNLDTSEVPELETWGKEAQELIVEWYPRMVNLLGSENYQPAREMGLKFRNSKEGVAHTIKDQITVSSQWVKDHPEDVGLVIHEMVHVIQAYPPRSGPGWITEGVADYLRYAVYEGRPLSWFPSSADPKGFTKGYNMTAGFFLWLENGPAPGIVAKLNAHMRQGTYKESLFEEAGGKPLLDLWQDYLSHRRQMRSR